In Gemmatimonadaceae bacterium, the sequence GGATTGAGAGTTCACTAATGGCAGATTTCTACTCCGTGCTCGGCGTGGTCCGCACGGCATCGGACGAGGACATCAAGAAGGCCTATCGCAAGCTGGCGATGACCTACCACCCCGACCGCAATGCCGGGTCCAAGGACGCCGAGGAGAAGTTCAAGGAGATCACCGAGGCATACGACGTGCTGCGCGATCCGCAGAAACGCGCCGCGTATGACCGGTATGGTGAAGCGGGGCTGCGCGGCGGGGCCGGGGCGGCGGGGTTCCACCATGTGGATCTCTCCGAAGCGCTCGGCATCTTCATGCGCGACTTCGGCCTCGGTGGCTTCGAGGAGTTGTTCGGCGGCGTCGCCGGTGGGGGACGGACGGCTGGCAGTGTGCGCACCGGCGCGGACGTGCGCATCACCATTCCGCTCACCCTGGCCGAGGTCGAGGCCGGGGTGGAGAAGAAGGTCACGGCCAAGCTGCTCGACACGTGCGGGCCCTGTCAGGGCACGGGCGCGGAGCCCGGAACGCGCGTGGAAACGTGCCCCAGTTGCGGGGGGGCGGGCGAGGTGCGGCGGGCGCAGCGGTCGTTCTTCGGGCAGTTCCTCACCGTCGTGCCATGCCCCACCTGCAAGGGCGATGGCACGATCATCCAGGCGCCGTGCAAGAAGTGCCGTGGTGAGGGCCGTGTGCGCGCTGAGCGGGAGTTGAGCATCCAGATTCCGGCCGGGGTGGCCACGGGGCAGTACATGACCATGCGCGCGGCGGGGAACGCCGGTGCGCGGGGCGGCCAGCGTGGCGACGTGCACGTGGTGTTCGAGGTGGCCGAGGATCCCCGATTCGAGCGCGATGGCGAGGATCTCTTCACCGAAGTGCTGGTCACCTATCCGCAGCTCGCGCTCGGCGCAGACATCAACGTGCCGACGGTCACGTCGAGCGTGTCGCTGCGCGTGCCGCCGGGAACGCACAGCGGGCAGATGTTCCACCTCAAGTCGCGCGGGTTGCCGCGCGTGAACGCCAACGGCACCGGCGACCTCCACGTGCGCGTGCAATTGTGGACTCCCGATCGCCTGAGCGACGAAGAGGAACGGCTCATCAAACAACTGGCGACGGTGCAGGCGAGCGTGCCCGTGGGAGGGCGCGAGAAGAGCTTCTGGGCCAAGATGAAAGAAGCGCTGGGTGCGTGAACTGGACCACCGTACGGGTGCGGCCGGCGGTGCACCGCGACGAGGTGCTGGCGGCGATATTCGCGGCCGGGGCGGGTGGCGTGCACGAGGACGGCGATGCCTTCGTCACGCAAGTGGACGAGGCCGTCGATATTGAAGCACTCATAGCGGCCATCGGCCGGGCCGACCCCGGGGCGACGGTCGAGACGGCGCCGCTCCCGGCGGTGGACTGGACCGAGGCGTGGAAGCGCGGTGTCACGGCCCACGACGTGGGTGCGCTCACCGTCACGCCGCCCTGGCTGGCCGAAGGGCGCGACCGCGCGCGTACCATCGTCATCGAGCCCGAGATGGCGTTCGGCACCGGCGAGCATGCCACCACGCGCGGCGTGCTCGCCCTGGCGCAGGGGGTACTGCGGCGCGGCGATCGCGTGGCCGACCTCGGAGCCGGAAGCGCGGTGCTGTCCATTGCGGCGGCGAAGCTCGGCGCGGTGAGCGTTGCCGCCATAGAGCTGGACCCGGACGCGATTGCCAACGCCGAATGGAACGTGGCGGCGAACGGCGCCGCCGATCGCGTGACCGTGATTCTCGGCGATGCGGCGGTGCTGCTGCCGCTCGTCGCACCGGTGGACGTGGTGCTCGCCAACATCCTGTCGACGGTCATCCGTGGGCTGCTTCCGGCCATCGGCGCCGCGCTGGCGCCGGGCGGGCGCGTCGTGTTGAGCGGCATCATGACGTCGGAGCGCGACGAGATGCGGGCCGTGCTCGGGACCAGCGGCTGGCGCGTCACCGCCGAATACGAGGAGGAGGCGTGGTGGAGCGTCGCGGCGGTTCGAGCCTAGCCACCTTCTTCGTCGAGGGCACCCTGGGGTCCGGAGTGCCGGTGTCGCTCTCCGAAGCCGCGGCGAAACATGCGCGGGTGCGGCGGCTGGAAGTGGGCGACGAGGTGCGGCTGACGGACGGGCGGGGCACCGTGGCGATGGGGGCGCTGATACGGCTGGATCACCGGGCCGGCGAGGTGGAGGTGGCGTCATGCGCGCGCGTGCCGCGGCCCTCGCCCCTCGCATTGCTCGTGCCCGTGGCCGACCGCGATCGCATGCTCTGGCTGGCCGAGAAGGCCGCCGAGTTGGCCGTCACCGACTGGCGTCCGGTGCTCTACGTGCGGTCGCGCAGCGTGTCGCCGCGCGGCGAGGGCGAGGCATTCGCACGCAAGGTCCGGGCACGGATGATCGGCGCGTTGGAACAATCTGGGGGCGCCTGGCTACCGGCGATCCACAACGAAGCGTCGCTCGGCGAGGCGCTCGCCGCGTGCGCCGATGCGCGCGGCTTGGTGCTCGACGCGGACGGAGCGGCGCTGCCGTCGCTGGCGCCATTCGGCGCGACGGCGATTGCCGTGGGGCCGGAGGGCGGATTGGAGCCGGCCGAGCGCGACGAGTTGGCGGCGTGCGGTTGGCGTGCCGCGTCGCTCGGGGGGACGACGTTACGATTCGAGACGGCGGGGGTCGCGGCGGCCGCGATGGTCCGCGCCGCGCAGGGCCGTTGACCGAGCCAGGAGGCTTCGTGTCCGATAATTGTCTGTTCTGCCGCATCGCGCGGCACGAGATACCGACCACCGTCGTCGTGGAGAACGACCAGTTCATGGCGTTCCGCGACGTGCACCCGCAGGCCCCGGTGCACATCCTGATCATCCCCAAGGCGCACGTGGCATCGCTGAACGATATCGGCGATTTCGCGATGGTGGGCAAGATGACGCAACTGGCCACCGAGATCGCCGAGCAGGAGGGCATCGCGCAGCGCGGGTATCGCGTGGTGATGAACACGAATGCCGACGGCGGGCAGACGGTGTTCCATCTGCACCTGCACTTGATGGGCGGGCGGTCGCTGGGCTGGCCGCCGGGGTGAGGGGCTAGGCCGGCGTCGTCGCGATCTCGCGCGGGAACTCGAGGTGGTGCTCGAGTTCCTCGCGGGCAGCGAGCAAGCGCTCCACCTCGCGTGATACTTCGGCCGCGATGTTCAGGTGCGTCGTCAGCCCGTCGACCGTGGCCGAGCCGGCGTGGAGGCGGAGCAGATTCAGCCGGATGGTTTCGAGCGCGCCGACGGTGTCGGTGAGCTTGTCGTGGATGGCGTCGCGCGTGGCTCGCACGTCCGCGTAGGCCTCCGACGCGCCGCCGTCCGGCGCCTCGGACAGCGCCTCCTGCAGTTCGTTGTACTGGGCGCGGAGCAGCTGCGCATCGTGCTGCAGCCGGTCCAGCACCTTCGGCAGATCGCCGAGGGCGAGGCGCGTCTCCTTGGGTAGCGTCTCGAACAGGTTCTCGGCGGCTAGTCCGAGCGCCAGTTCCGTCGCCCGATGCGTCATCACGGCGGAAGCCTTCCGGCGCCCCACGAGCCGACGCGCCATGGCGAACACGACGCGGCCGATGCGGCCGGTCCAAACGCGCTTCCAGAAGTTCCCGTCCACATCGTCACGTTGCTGGACGGCGGTCAGGTACCCCAGCGTGGAAAGGAATGCGCTGCCAGCACAGAATGCGAAAAGCGATATGCCCCACCCTGGAATGGTGATGGGGCCCAGAATCCTGGGTCCGAACGCGGAGCCGAGGATCCAGATGGTCGTTCCCGCGAGACCAAGCCCCGATGTCAGAGCCAACTGGCGGAGCGGAGTCTCGAACTTCGCCAGGCTGCGCCCGTATTGGGCCGCCCGCTCCTCGCGCGCCTGCTCGATCTCAGCCTGGAACGCCGGAGCCACGTCGGCCTGAGCGAAGCCCTGGCGGAGGAGCCGTCCGGCGGCGTGGACGAGGTAGGCCAGCGGACTGAGCACGCCCAGCGCGGCCAAGGTGCCATACGCCGCGGCGGTCCCGAACAGGCTGGACACGCCGACCGTCACCCCGAGCAACGCGAACGGAAAGATGATAGTGCCACCGCCGTTGAGGCGAGCGCCGTCTTTCGCGAAGACGCGCAACGCAACCGGCAGTTCCCGTCGCTGCTCGATCGCCACACCGAGTTGTGCGGCTACCGCCTCGGCGCTGGCGGGCCGCTGGTCCCGCGATTTCGCCAGGCAGCGGTCCACGATCGCCGCGATCTTGCGCGAGACCGGCGCGCCCATGGAAAGCAGGGGCGCGGCCGGCTCCGTGACCTGCTTGGCCAGCACCTCGGTGGGCGTCCTGCCCTCGAACGGCAACCGGCCCGTGAGCGCGTAGAACGCCGTGACGCCAAGTCCGTACAGATCGCTCCGGCCATCCAACTCCTGCCCCAGCGCCTGCTCAGGGCTCATGAACTCGGGGGTGCCAGAGATTCCCTCGCCGGTGGCGTCGGCGCTCACGGCGGCGATGCCGAAGTCGGCCACGAGCACGCGCCCGGTGCCCGATTCCAGCAAGATGTTGTCCGGCTTCACGTCGCGGTGAACGAGTCCTTGCGAATGGGCGTGGGCGAGCGCCCAGGCCGCGTCGCGCATGATGCGCGCCGCTTCGGAACTCGACACGGGGCCGCGGAGGCGCACGCGTTCCGCCAACGTCTCGCCGTCCACGTAGGCCATGGCGTAGAACACGAACCCCGTGCTCTCGTCCACCGCGTAGATCGGGATGATGTTCGGGTGCGATAGCTTGGCGGCCAGCCGCGCCTCTCGCAGGAAGCGGTCGCGCAGGGCGGGGTCGGCGGCCCGCTCCGGAGGTAGCAGCTTGATGGCCACCGGCCGGTCAAGGTGGACCTCGCGGGCTAGGTAGACGACCCCCATGCCGCCGCGGCCCAGTTCACGGTCAATCGAGTAGCGGCCGGCCAGCGCGAGCTGGAAGGTGACGAACAGCGAATCGGCGGGGGAGCCAGGCAGCGTCATGCGCCAGTATATACTAATCCCGCCGTATTTCCCCCAGCATTGACACCGCACCGGCGCTGTCGCTAAACTAAAGGGCTACGCACACTTATCCGGCGCCGCAAACGCCACGAAGGGGGGAGAGAACTATTGTCGGAAGTCATCATCCACGACGATGAAAACTTCGAGCGCGCGCTCAAGCGCTTCAAGAAGAAGTGCGAGAAGGCCGGAATCCTGTCCGACCTGCGCAAGCATCGTCACTACGAGAAGCCGAGCGAACGCCGCAAGCGCAAGCTCAACGCCGCCATCCGCAAGAACCGCCGGACGCGGTCGACCTAAGTGTCCGCGTTGATTGGGCAGCTGCACGCCGATCTCAACGCGTCGCGGAAAGCGCACGACAAGCCCGCCACGCTCCTGCTCGGCACGATCATCGCCGACGCCAGGAACCGCGAGATCGAACTCCATCGCGACCTCACCGACGAGGACGTGGTCGAGGTACTCCGGCGCGGCATCAAGAAACGGCGCGAGTCGATCGAGATGTACGTGACCGGCAAGCGGGAAGAGCTCGCGGACAAGGAACGCCACGAAGTCGAATTGCTCGAGAAGTATCTGCCCGCCGCCGTGGATCCACAGGAGATCCGCGCCGCCGTCAAGGCGGCGATCGCCGCCGGCGCCGCCAACGTGGGCGCCGTGATGGGCAAGGTCATGCCGCAGTTCAAGGGGCGGGCAGAGGGCGGGACCATCAACGCGATCGTACGCGAGGAACTCGCCCCAAAGGAGTGACGGTGTCCACCATGCACCCCACCGGAACCCGAATGGGCGACTCTCCCCGCCCGTTCGGGTTTTGCGTCCCGCCCCGGTAGCCCCGTGAACGCCCACGCCCTCGCGGTCCTGGAATTCCCCCGCGTGCTCGCCCTGGTGGCCGACCGCGCCACCTCGTCGCTGGGGGCCGCCCGCGTGCGGGGCCTCGCCCCGCGGATCGACCGTGCGTGGCTCGACGCCGAACACGCCCGGGTGGCTGCCGTGCGCGCCCTGCGCGCGGGCGAGGCCCCCTGGCATCCGGAGCCGATCCCCGACGCCACTGCCGCCCTCAAGCGGCTGCGCGTGGCGGGCAGCCGCTGGACGGCCGAGGAACTGCGCGCCGGCGGTCAGCTGCTCCGCTCGTCGCGCCGCACGCGCGAAGCCCTCACCGACCCCAGGACGCCGGCCGTCGCCCGCGCGGTGCTCGACGCGCTAATTAGCAAACTAATATCGCAGCGCATGGTCGAGGACGCCATCGACCGGACGTTCGATGATGAGGGGGCCGTGCGCGACGACGCGTCGCCCGAACTCAAACGGCTGCGCCGCGAGCTGCGACAGGCGGAGGGCGAGCTGGTGCGCATTCTGGAGCGCGCCATGGCCCAGATCCCGGCGCACCACCGGCCAGTGGACCTCTCAATCACGATCCGCAATGGCCGCTACGTGATCCCGGTACGGCGCGAGGGGCGCGGCGCCGTGGGCGGCATCGTCCACGACGCCTCGGCCAGCGGCGGCACGCTGTTCGTCGAGCCGCCGGCGGCCATCGAGTTCGGAAACCGGATGCGCGAGCTGGAAGCTGCCGAGGTCGAAGAGATCGAACGCATCCTCACCGAGCTGACCGAGCGGGTGCGCCCCCTGTACGAGCCCATGGTTGCTTCGCTCGACGCGCTCTCCGAACTCGACGGGCTGTTCGCGCGCGCCCGGTTCGCCGATGAATTCGACTGCGCCAGCGCCACGCTCGGCGCACCGGACGAAGGGTTCGACATCGCCCGTGGCCGGCATCCGCTGCTCGTGGCCCAGGGCATTCCCGTCGTCCCGTTCGACCTCAAGATGGAGCCCTCCGAGCGCACCCTGCTGGTGTCGGGCCCCAATACCGGTGGCAAGACCGTGCTGCTCAAAGCGCTGGGGCTCATCTCGGCGCTCGCGCAGTCGGGCATCCCCGCGCCGGTGGGACCGGCGTCGCGCATTCCCGTGGTGGACGACTTCTTCGCCGATGTCGGCGACGAGCAGTCCATCGAGGCCAGTCTCTCCACCTTCAGCGCGCACCTCAAGAACCTGGCCGAGATCATCCGTCAGGCCACGCCCGACTCCCTCGTCCTGATCGATGAGTTGGGCTCGGGAACGGACCCACAGGAGGGCGCGGCCTTGGGCTGGGCAATTCTCGAGTCCCTCACGCGGCGCGGCACGACGACCATTGCCACCACGCACCTGGGCACGCTCAAGGAACTGGCGGCGCACCAAGCCGGCGTGGTGAACGCCTCGCTCCAGTTCGACGCCGTGGCCCTCGCGCCGACGTATCGGCTGGTCAAAGGCGTGCCGGGACGGTCGTACGGGATCAGCATCGCGCGGCGGCTGGAGATGCCCGAGGCGATCGTCGAGCGGGCCGAGGAGCGGATTCCACAGAACGAACGCGACACGCGGGATCTGCTGGAACGGCTGGAGGCCCAGGAGAAGGAGCTGGCATCGCGGGAGGCCGAGTTGGAGGCCGTGCTCGAGGACGGCCGCCGCCGCATGGCGGACGTAGCCCGCCGCGAGCATGCCGTGCATGAGCGCGAACGCGAGGTGGAGCGCGCGGCGCGCCTCGAAGCCCGCCGCTATCTGCTCGATGCCCGCCACGACATTGAGCGGACGATCCACGAACTCAAGCGGTCGGGCGCCGACGCGATCGAAGAAGCGGGGAGGGAAGCGCGGCAGCGCGCCGAACGGCTGGCCGCCGACCATGCCGAAGCCTTGGCGGCGCTCGACGCGGCCGAGGCACGCGGGGCCGCCGAGCGGGCTCGGGGGCCGGCGGCCCCCGTGGCGCTCGCCCCGGGCGTGCGTGTGGCGGTGGGCACGTTGGGGGGCAAACCTGGGCGGATCGTGAACGTGCGCGGCGCCGAAGCCGTGGTGGCCGTGGGGTCGCTCAAACTCACCGTGCCGCTGGGTTCGCTGACCGCGACCGCCGAGCCGCAGCCCGGAGAAACGGCGGTCGCGTGGTCGGGTGACCTCCCCGAAGCGCACGCCCCGAGCGAGATTGATCTGCGTGGCCTGCGAGTGGACGAAGCGGAGAGCGTGGTGATGCAAGCGATCGATTCGGCGGTGCGCGCCGATCTGCGCATGCTTCGCATCATTCACGGCAAGGGCACCGGTGCCCTGCGCGAGCGCGTCTCGGAGATGCTCAAGAAGGATTCCCGTGTGAAGCAATTCCGACTGGGCGCCTGGAACGAGGGTGGCGCGGGCGTGACCGTGGCGGATCTGGCGTGATTCCGGACGACGTTGTGGAGCGCGTGGCCGACGCGGCCGACATCGTGCAGATCATCGGCGAGCACGTGAAGCTCAAGCGCGTGGGCCGCACGTGGCGCGGCCCCTGTCCCTTTCATCAGGGCACCCACCCCAACTTCTCCGTCACGCCGGGCGGCGGGTACCGCTGCTGGTCGTGCGGCGAGAAGGGCAGCGTGTTCACCTTCGTACAGAAGCGGCTCGGCATGGACTTCGTGGACGCCGTGAAATACGTGGGGCAGAAGGCGGGGATCGACGTGCAGGAGGTGTCACGGAAGCGCGAGGGCCCCGACGCGCGCGAGCCGCTGTGGGAGGCCAACGCCGCCGCCGCCGAGTACTTCCGGCGCATGTTGTGGGAAGGCGAGTCCGGCTTGGCAGCGCGCGAGTATCTGGCGCAACGCGAGGTGAACCAGGAGCAGGCCGACCGGTTCATGCTCGGATTCGCGCCACGCGAGATCGGCCTCATGCGGGCGCACCTGCAGACGCTGGGCTTCGACGACGAACGCCAGTTGCTGGCCGGGTTGCTCGTGAAGCGGGACGAGACGGAGGAGCCGCGGCCGCGGTTCCGTGGACGGCTCATGTTCCCGATCCTCGACGCGCAGGGCCGCGTGGTGGCGTTCGGTGGGCGGCTGATCGGGTCCGGCGAGCCCAAGTATCTCAATTCCGGGGAATCGCCCACGTTCATCAAGGGGCGCACGCTGTATGGCCTGTCGT encodes:
- the dnaJ gene encoding molecular chaperone DnaJ, with translation MADFYSVLGVVRTASDEDIKKAYRKLAMTYHPDRNAGSKDAEEKFKEITEAYDVLRDPQKRAAYDRYGEAGLRGGAGAAGFHHVDLSEALGIFMRDFGLGGFEELFGGVAGGGRTAGSVRTGADVRITIPLTLAEVEAGVEKKVTAKLLDTCGPCQGTGAEPGTRVETCPSCGGAGEVRRAQRSFFGQFLTVVPCPTCKGDGTIIQAPCKKCRGEGRVRAERELSIQIPAGVATGQYMTMRAAGNAGARGGQRGDVHVVFEVAEDPRFERDGEDLFTEVLVTYPQLALGADINVPTVTSSVSLRVPPGTHSGQMFHLKSRGLPRVNANGTGDLHVRVQLWTPDRLSDEEERLIKQLATVQASVPVGGREKSFWAKMKEALGA
- a CDS encoding 50S ribosomal protein L11 methyltransferase, with product MNWTTVRVRPAVHRDEVLAAIFAAGAGGVHEDGDAFVTQVDEAVDIEALIAAIGRADPGATVETAPLPAVDWTEAWKRGVTAHDVGALTVTPPWLAEGRDRARTIVIEPEMAFGTGEHATTRGVLALAQGVLRRGDRVADLGAGSAVLSIAAAKLGAVSVAAIELDPDAIANAEWNVAANGAADRVTVILGDAAVLLPLVAPVDVVLANILSTVIRGLLPAIGAALAPGGRVVLSGIMTSERDEMRAVLGTSGWRVTAEYEEEAWWSVAAVRA
- a CDS encoding RsmE family RNA methyltransferase, producing MVERRGGSSLATFFVEGTLGSGVPVSLSEAAAKHARVRRLEVGDEVRLTDGRGTVAMGALIRLDHRAGEVEVASCARVPRPSPLALLVPVADRDRMLWLAEKAAELAVTDWRPVLYVRSRSVSPRGEGEAFARKVRARMIGALEQSGGAWLPAIHNEASLGEALAACADARGLVLDADGAALPSLAPFGATAIAVGPEGGLEPAERDELAACGWRAASLGGTTLRFETAGVAAAAMVRAAQGR
- a CDS encoding histidine triad nucleotide-binding protein: MSDNCLFCRIARHEIPTTVVVENDQFMAFRDVHPQAPVHILIIPKAHVASLNDIGDFAMVGKMTQLATEIAEQEGIAQRGYRVVMNTNADGGQTVFHLHLHLMGGRSLGWPPG
- a CDS encoding serine/threonine-protein kinase — its product is MTLPGSPADSLFVTFQLALAGRYSIDRELGRGGMGVVYLAREVHLDRPVAIKLLPPERAADPALRDRFLREARLAAKLSHPNIIPIYAVDESTGFVFYAMAYVDGETLAERVRLRGPVSSSEAARIMRDAAWALAHAHSQGLVHRDVKPDNILLESGTGRVLVADFGIAAVSADATGEGISGTPEFMSPEQALGQELDGRSDLYGLGVTAFYALTGRLPFEGRTPTEVLAKQVTEPAAPLLSMGAPVSRKIAAIVDRCLAKSRDQRPASAEAVAAQLGVAIEQRRELPVALRVFAKDGARLNGGGTIIFPFALLGVTVGVSSLFGTAAAYGTLAALGVLSPLAYLVHAAGRLLRQGFAQADVAPAFQAEIEQAREERAAQYGRSLAKFETPLRQLALTSGLGLAGTTIWILGSAFGPRILGPITIPGWGISLFAFCAGSAFLSTLGYLTAVQQRDDVDGNFWKRVWTGRIGRVVFAMARRLVGRRKASAVMTHRATELALGLAAENLFETLPKETRLALGDLPKVLDRLQHDAQLLRAQYNELQEALSEAPDGGASEAYADVRATRDAIHDKLTDTVGALETIRLNLLRLHAGSATVDGLTTHLNIAAEVSREVERLLAAREELEHHLEFPREIATTPA
- the rpsU gene encoding 30S ribosomal protein S21, with product MSEVIIHDDENFERALKRFKKKCEKAGILSDLRKHRHYEKPSERRKRKLNAAIRKNRRTRST
- a CDS encoding GatB/YqeY domain-containing protein produces the protein MSALIGQLHADLNASRKAHDKPATLLLGTIIADARNREIELHRDLTDEDVVEVLRRGIKKRRESIEMYVTGKREELADKERHEVELLEKYLPAAVDPQEIRAAVKAAIAAGAANVGAVMGKVMPQFKGRAEGGTINAIVREELAPKE
- a CDS encoding endonuclease MutS2 translates to MNAHALAVLEFPRVLALVADRATSSLGAARVRGLAPRIDRAWLDAEHARVAAVRALRAGEAPWHPEPIPDATAALKRLRVAGSRWTAEELRAGGQLLRSSRRTREALTDPRTPAVARAVLDALISKLISQRMVEDAIDRTFDDEGAVRDDASPELKRLRRELRQAEGELVRILERAMAQIPAHHRPVDLSITIRNGRYVIPVRREGRGAVGGIVHDASASGGTLFVEPPAAIEFGNRMRELEAAEVEEIERILTELTERVRPLYEPMVASLDALSELDGLFARARFADEFDCASATLGAPDEGFDIARGRHPLLVAQGIPVVPFDLKMEPSERTLLVSGPNTGGKTVLLKALGLISALAQSGIPAPVGPASRIPVVDDFFADVGDEQSIEASLSTFSAHLKNLAEIIRQATPDSLVLIDELGSGTDPQEGAALGWAILESLTRRGTTTIATTHLGTLKELAAHQAGVVNASLQFDAVALAPTYRLVKGVPGRSYGISIARRLEMPEAIVERAEERIPQNERDTRDLLERLEAQEKELASREAELEAVLEDGRRRMADVARREHAVHEREREVERAARLEARRYLLDARHDIERTIHELKRSGADAIEEAGREARQRAERLAADHAEALAALDAAEARGAAERARGPAAPVALAPGVRVAVGTLGGKPGRIVNVRGAEAVVAVGSLKLTVPLGSLTATAEPQPGETAVAWSGDLPEAHAPSEIDLRGLRVDEAESVVMQAIDSAVRADLRMLRIIHGKGTGALRERVSEMLKKDSRVKQFRLGAWNEGGAGVTVADLA